One window of the Triticum dicoccoides isolate Atlit2015 ecotype Zavitan chromosome 3B, WEW_v2.0, whole genome shotgun sequence genome contains the following:
- the LOC119282330 gene encoding uncharacterized protein LOC119282330 → MAKHTTLLLVAIVAILLTATAATLAKAPAPTANKPTAYEMLGRYGFPPGILPVGVHDYELRPDGSFEVHFSDECKFRVDGQYDVHYSTRVTGNIENDTISGLEGIKVKVFIAWASIKEVGRDGDELRLHAGIISKSFPVGDFSSSPKCN, encoded by the coding sequence ATGGCGAAGCACACTACCCTCCTCCTCGTAGCAATAGTAGCCATCCTTCTCACTGCCACCGCCGCTACCCTGGCCAAGGCCCCCGCCCCCACAGCCAACAAGCCGACGGCGTACGAAATGCTAGGGCGATATGGCTTCCCACCGGGCATCCTCCCGGTGGGAGTGCATGACTACGAGCTCCGACCGGACGGCTCCTTTGAGGTACACTTCTCCGATGAATGCAAATTTCGTGTTGACGGCCAGTACGACGTCCACTACAGCACCCGGGTCACCGGGAACATAGAAAATGACACGATCAGCGGCCTCGAAGGCATTAAGGTGAAGGTCTTTATTGCGTGGGCCAGTATAAAGGAGGTTGGCCGCGATGGGGATGAGCTTAGGCTGCACGCTGGGATCATATCCAAGTCATTCCCGGTCGGCGATTTCTCCTCTAGCCCTAAGTGTAACTGA